CTTGGCGTTTCCTCTCCCTAGCCTAGTATCATCTTGGATCAATAGTACATCTGCAGCCTTAGAGGAAAACCAGTCGAGTAATTCAAATATCCCATCTCTATCCACTTCATATCCACTGGCTCTTTCCATTATGACATGTACAACCTCTAAATTCTCCTTCTTAGCTAATGTTATTAATTCTTCCTTTTGCCTGTTCAAAGAAGTTTCCTGGGTATGTTTGTTAGTTGATACCCTACAATAAATAATCGCCTTCATTCTAGAGACTAGAGTACAAGAACATTAAGCTAAGAATAAAAGATACAAAATAAGCAACGTCTTGTTTAGATACATTTTGAAACATTTGAATTCCTCCTTAGAACTAGAACTTACGTTCGTTTCTTGTATTTTATTATATATTCGAACATTCGTTCTTGTCAATATTTTTTTCGAACGAATGTTTGTTTTTAATTGGAAACTATGATATAATAACGGTAATAATAGGATACGAGAGAGGGAGAATAAATATGACTATCATTTCTAAAAGGCAGGAGCAGATTTTAGAATATATTAAAGAACAGGTATTGCATAAGGGCTATCCGCCTTCTGTAAGGGAAATTGGTGAAGCTGTTGGTTTGTCATCCAGCTCTACTGTCCATGGGCACCTATCACAGCTTGAAAAAAAGGGTTATATTCGTAGGGATCCCACTAAACCTAGAACAATAGAAATATTACATTTGGATGAAGCTGGTTCTACACCAAAAGGAAACGTCCATTACGCTCCTGTTATTGGAAAGGTTACTGCAGGTGAGCCTATCACTGCTATAGAGAATATAGAAGAGTACGTTCCAATTCCAGAAATGTTAACAGGTGGAGGAACAGATGATGTGTTTATCTTAGTCATTGACGGGGAAAGTATGATCGAAGCCGGTATTCTTGATGGTGATATGGTCATTGTAAGAAAGCAACAAAGCGCACAAAACGGGGATATCGTAGTAGCTATGACAGATGATAATGAAGCGACCGTAAAACGTTTCTTTAAAGAAAAGGACTATATTCGATTGCAACCAGAAAACTCCACAATGGCACCAATTATTTTGCCTAATGTAACCATCTTGGGGAAGGTAGTAGGATTATATAGACATATTCAATAGAGCAAAGTCTAAAAAACCTCCTTTTCACTAGTGAAAGGAGGTTTTTTAGTTTATTAAATACATAGTACTACTAAACTAATATTGATTGTTTTTCCTTTATTCCACCTCCTTTATAATTAGGGAAAATTCCTCTTAAAGTTCGCTTAATATTACAAATCACACCCTATAATAGTGTTCATTATAAGACTTAATATGTATTTTTAGTTTTTTTAAAACTAAAACAGCATCTATTTCGAAATAGGTAACGTCATAAATATAAATACACCAAGTACAAGTTTTATATCTAGAGGTAAAGGATATGACTTAGAATGGTATTTTGGTAAGGGTTGAGATTAATGATAAAAAAAGGAGGAAACGGAGAATGTATTGAATTATACGGTATAAAAGACAAATCAGCTTAGTAATATTATCTTTAATGATTTTCCCACTAGTTTTTATTAATATTGTTTCAGCTAATGAAATTAGAAATGAGAAAACACTGGAGACTAAAGCCGCCAAAATTTTTTTATATGATTACAACAAACACGGTAGTGAAAAATTTGAACTGGTTACAGATAAGATAGAAAAAGGGGTTACTGTTGCTATCTTTGGTGACGATATCAGCAAAGTAGATGTTTATCCACTTTTCCATGAACTTAGGGTACCAGTTACTTTAACTAAAGAAGAGGATCAACAAATTAAAACTAATTACGTAGATTTGTTTGATAAAGAAGACTTAGAGAAAATGGCTAGTGTTGAAGAACCCAAATCAAATCATTCCATAATGCTTGAACCAAATATTAAAAACTTTACTCCTTTAATTATTCTAAAACCTAACAACGGTAAAGTGTTTGCCGATTTTCACGAGATTACTGTTAAGGATATTAGTAAAGTAAATAAAGGCCAGCTTCAGAAATATATTCGGGACTATATAAAAGAAGAAAAAGTTCTTTCAATAATAGAAGATTATGAGAATGCAGTTTCTGAAAAAGTAAGTACAATGGCTACAAGTGCTAGATTTCTAGCTTCAATTAGAAAAACACAAACTTTTCATGGAGATTTCTACTTTGCAGGGTATACCCGCTATTGGAAAGAGGCAGGTAAACATATAACTGATTACCTAATCTATGATAATGGAGATAATGAAATAGGCTATGATCACTTAACAGTAGTTGCTGAAGCGGAAATACATAGTTTTCCATATCTTAACCCAAATGGACCTCCTTTTGTTACCGAGGCATACGAGGGTAAACTTGATAACTATTATTCAACCGATATTTTAATAGATTATGCGCCGGACACGTCCGCAAAAACATTAAACAACAGTGGTACTTACAATTTCAATGTTGGATTTCCTTGGACTGTATCGTTTGGATATTCATGGCATGGTAAAAGTAGAACAACGATGAAAGGTATCGGAAATAAAGAAAATCAACTTTATTATAATTACTTCTATAACGGGGGAACTTACGGTCTTTCTACTAGTAAATTTACCGCTGAATATTCAGCTATGTATAAGAGTAGAGGTACTCTTTTAAAATTAAACTATCAGAATTTATTTGGAATCAATTTATCAGGCTCAGCTACTGGTTATGATTGGTATGGAAAAAATTGGTACGTATTATCTTATGATTATTAATAATTATTTATGAAACCAGCTCATTCTAGGTTGGTTTCTCTCTCCATATATTTTGTAATCCATAGTAAATCTAATGTATCTTATATATAAGGTTTTAACAAAATATAGAAAACGGTGATTAATTTGTATAGGAAAATAGGAATTATGTTAATAGCAATGTCATTATTGTTATTTTCTTTGTTAATGTCAATGAG
This DNA window, taken from Bacillaceae bacterium S4-13-56, encodes the following:
- the lexA gene encoding transcriptional repressor LexA encodes the protein MTIISKRQEQILEYIKEQVLHKGYPPSVREIGEAVGLSSSSTVHGHLSQLEKKGYIRRDPTKPRTIEILHLDEAGSTPKGNVHYAPVIGKVTAGEPITAIENIEEYVPIPEMLTGGGTDDVFILVIDGESMIEAGILDGDMVIVRKQQSAQNGDIVVAMTDDNEATVKRFFKEKDYIRLQPENSTMAPIILPNVTILGKVVGLYRHIQ